A single window of Oxyura jamaicensis isolate SHBP4307 breed ruddy duck chromosome 3, BPBGC_Ojam_1.0, whole genome shotgun sequence DNA harbors:
- the MRPL33 gene encoding 39S ribosomal protein L33, mitochondrial — translation MFLTVAALAKSKSKYILVRMKSAAETGYCFNIRRLRLQDKLVMLRYDPIAKQRVLFTEKRKIRSI, via the exons aTGTTCCTCACGGTGGCGGCTC tggCCAAGAGCAAATCAAA GTACATTCTGGTGAGGATGAAGAGCGCAGCAGAGACCGGCTACTGCTTCAACATCAGGAGACTGCGACTGCAGGACAAGCTGGTCATGCTGAGATATGATCCCATCG CAAAACAACGTGTCCTCttcacagagaagagaaaaatccgCTCTATCTGA